From the Daucus carota subsp. sativus chromosome 8, DH1 v3.0, whole genome shotgun sequence genome, one window contains:
- the LOC108197300 gene encoding kinesin-like protein KIN-10A, whose amino-acid sequence MAPTPKSHIISTLTGSSKSNQTHVHSHSKTPNSKHRLNFNQTKPPQNPKETPPIDHPVEVIGRIRDHPDQKEKPNSALVIGSESHSVRVRTDIGYRDFTLDGVSLSEEEDLDVFYKKFVKSRINGVKLGDKCTVMMYGPTGSGKSHTMFGSVKQQGIVYKALRDILGGAGDEENDEEKVGFGTFVQVTVLEIYNEEIYDLLSTNGGGGGGFSIGWSKNNASKVKLEVMGKKAKNATFISGNEAGKISKEIQKVEKRRIIKSTLCNERSSRSHCMIILDVPTVGGRLMLVDMAGSENIEQAGQTGMEAKMQTAKINQGNIALKRVVESIANGDSHVPFRDSKLTMLLQDSFEDDKSKILMILCASPDPKDMHKTISTLEYGAKAKCIIRGPHTPIKEKLAEDSSSAVILGSRIAAMDEFIYKLQMENKQRERERNEAQKELMKKEEEISALRSKLAVVGDKKSGINEEEINMKVNERTQMLKSELDKKMQECQKMAEALVEMERRKMEERISQQHEELELLRQRLKAFESQLDNPRDRSRSSTDTDGSNFAKKLLSMYADEDPGMEKSMDLDKSMDLDMGKRDGVLQKADNSCIQTILGYPHVKDYSEEDDQDSHALNFSKKPFLSTVYEEDEEDEDDKEKPVDDEVKKEVIEEKIVRPARTPLSIRDLVKEEDHDESVIPFDGLDKSSRLERIQNIFTLCGNYRELYQHSSTPYPTKNSGANSPSSSPVKKVANVPAVNLFSADLVASGKKQNATEKITEENFLDKENCNPLVTPL is encoded by the exons ATGGCACCCACACCCAAATCTCACATAATCTCAACATTAACAGgctcatcaaaatcaaatcagaccCATGTTCATTCTCACTCGAAAACCCCCAATTCCAAGCACAGATTGAATTTCAACCAAACAAAGCCCCCACAAAACCCCAAAGAAACCCCCCCAATTGATCACCCAGTTGAGGTAATTGGGAGAATTAGGGATCACCCAGATCAGAAAGAAAAACCCAATTCAGCATTGGTGATTGGTTCCGAAAGCCATTCTGTTCGGGTTCGAACTGATATTGGATACCGGGATTTTACCCTTGATGGGGTTTCTTTATCTGAGGAGGAAgatcttgatgtgttttataaaaaatttgtcaAGTCTAGGATTAATGGGGTGAAATTGGGGGATAAGTGTACTGTTATGATGTATGGGCCTACGGGTTCGGGGAAGAGTCATACCATGTTTGGGAGTGTGAAGCAGCAGGGGATTGTTTATAAGGCTTTGAGGGATATTTTGGGTGGTGCTGGGGATGAGGAGAATGATGAGGAGAAAGTTGGGTTTGGGACTTTTGTGCAAGTTACAGTTTTGGAGATCTATAATGAAGAGATTTATGATTTGTTGTCGACTAATGGAGGTGGCGGTGGAGGGTTTTCTATAGGCTGGTCGAAAAACAATGCTTCTAAG GTGAAACTGGAAGTGATGGGTAAGAAAGCAAAAAATGCAACTTTCATATCTGGAAATGAAGCTGGAAAGATATCAAAGGAAATTCAGAAAGTAGAGAAGCGCCGGATAATTAAAAGCACCCTCTGTAATGAAAGAAGCTCTCGGAGCCATTGCATG ATCATTCTAGATGTTCCTACAGTGGGAGGCCGTCTTATGCTTGTCGACATGGCTGGTTCTGAAAATATTGAACAGGCTGGTCAGACTGGAATGGAAGCGAAGATGCAG ACTGCCAAAATTAACCAGGGAAATATAGCCTTGAAGCGAGTCGTTGAGTCCATTGCTAATGGTGATTCACACGTCCCATTTAGGGATAGCAAGCTGACGATGCTTCTCCAG gattcgtttgaggatgacaAGTCGAAAATTCTTATGATATTGTGCGCAAGTCCAGATCCCAAAGATATGCATAAGACCATATCCACTCTGGAATATGGTGCTAAAGCCAAATGCATTATAAGGGGCCCTCATACGCCAATCAAGGAAAAACTAGCTGAAGATTCTTCATCAGCGGTTATTTTGGGATCGAGGATTGCAGCTATGGACGAGTTTATATACAAGCTACAAATGGAAAACAAGCAGAGAGAGCGAGAGCGGAATGAAGCCCAGAAAGAGCTTATGAAGAAAGAAGAAGAGATTTCTGCCCTGAGGTCTAAACTTGCTGTTGTTGGAGACAAGAAATCAGGAATAAATGAagaggaaatcaacatgaaggTTAATGAGCGGACTCAGATGCTCAAGTCTGAATTGGATAAGAAGATGCAAGAATGCCAGAAAATGGCTGAGGCATTAGTTGAGATGGAAAGAAGGAAAATGGAAGAAAGGATTTCGCAACAGCACGAGGAACTTGAACTATTGAGACAGCGTTTGAAGGCGTTTGAGTCACAGTTGGACAATCCGAGGGACAGAAGCAGGTCATCAACAGATACTGATGGAAGCAACTTTGCAAAAAAATTGTTGTCAATGTATGCTGATGAAGATCCTGGGATGGAGAAATCAATGGATTTGGATAAATCAATGGATCTAGACATGGGAAAACGAGATGGGGTGCTTCAGAAAGCAGACAATAGTTGTATCCAGACCATCTTGGGTTATCCACATGTAAAAGATTACAGTGAAGAAGATGATCAAGATTCACATGCACTTAACTTCTCCAAGAAACCATTTCTGAGCACTGTCTACGAGgaggatgaagaagatgagGATGACAAAGAAAAACCTGTTGATGATGAAGTTAAGAAAGAGGTGATTGAAGAAAAGATTGTCCGTCCTGCAAGAACACCTTTGAGCATCAGGGATTTGGTGAAAGAAGAGGATCATGATGAATCTGTAATTCCATTTGACGGCTTGGACAAATCTTCAAGGCTAGAGAGAATACAGAACATATTCACACTTTGTGGCAATTATAGAGAGCTGTATCAGCACAGCAGTACTCCATATCCTACCAAAAACAGTGGTGCCAACTCTCCATCATCATCTCCAGTAAAGAAAGTTGCAAACGTTCCTGCAGTTAACCTATTCTCTGCCGATCTGGTGGCATCTGGAAAGAAGCAGAATGCAACAGAGAAGATTACTGAAGAGAATTTTCTAGACAAGGAGAACTGCAACCCATTAGTCACACCATTGTGA
- the LOC108197444 gene encoding large ribosomal subunit protein eL14 — MPFKRYVEIGRVALVNYGKDYGKLVVIVDVIDQNRALVDSPEMVRSQINFKRLTLTDITIDIKRTPKKKELIKAMEAADVKNKWENSSWGRKLIVKKRREALTDFDRFKLMLAKIKKASLVREELAKLKKAAKA; from the exons ATG CCTTTCAAGCGTTACGTTGAGATCGGGAGAGTCGCACTCGTCAACTACGGCAAAGACTACGGCAAGCTCGTCGTCATCGTCGATGTCATCGATCAGAATCGC GCTCTTGTTGATTCCCCTGAAATGGTTAGAAGTCAAATAAACTTTAAGAGGCTCACACTGACAGATATCACTATTGACATCAAAAGGACCCCAAAGAAGAAGGAGCTGATCAAGGCGATGGAGGCTGCtg ATGTTAAGAACAAGTGGGAGAACAGCTCTTGGGGAAGAAAGCTGATTGTTAAGAAAAGAAGAGAGGCTCTCACAGACTTTGATAGGTTCAAGCTTATGTTGGCAAAGATCAAG AAAGCTAGTTTAGTCAGGGAAGAGCTtgcaaagctgaagaaggcagcCAAGGCATAA
- the LOC108198786 gene encoding heat shock cognate 70 kDa protein → MANNDDIAVGIDLGTTYSCVGVWQHNRVEIIANDLGNRTTPSCIAFTKTQRFIGEAAAHQAALNPVNTIFDVKRLIGRRFTDSTVQNDLKLWPFKVTSDHTQRPKVVVDYKGVEKQFSPEELSSMVLFKMKEIAENYLGKSIENVVVTIPAHFSDSQRQATKDAATIAGLNVLRILVEPTAAAVAYGLDKELTSRSAREKIVLIFDLGGGTFDVSLLNIKNGRFEVLATAGDTHLGGEDFDNRLVNHLVDEFKMKHGKDISQNAKSLRRLRNACEKAKRFLSQNVVATINVDYLYEGEDFSSDITRARFEDLNLDLFKSCLETVAKCLKDAKMDKSRVDDVVLVGGSSRIPKVQQLLQEFFDGKPLCRSINPDEAVAYGAAVQAAVLNGAGNHHIRDLVLLDVTPLSLGVQLLGKKMSIVIPRNTRIPASKEMTYYTSEDDQISVWFPVYEGERTRSTDNNLLGEITLCGLPPAPRGEVEVVIRFNIDANGVLHVTAVCKVSGVKTDTTITGDKRRHSKDEIDMMIQEARMYRAEDENFKKNIQAMNDFEDYAYNMRSAIKDKRMEGRKERAIEEAIVWVKANRSAEANEYEAKKQELRAICSSRFGYFIANLKLPV, encoded by the exons ATGGCGAATAATGATGATATAGCAGTTGGAATCGACTTGGGCACAACATACTCATGCGTTGGTGTTTGGCAGCACAATCGAGTTGAAATCATCGCCAATGATCTTGGTAACCGGACCACACCTTCATGCATTGCTTTCACCAAAACCCAGCGTTTCATCGGCGAAGCTGCTGCACATCAGGCTGCTCTCAATCCTGTCAACACCATCTTTG ATGTTAAGAGGTTAATCGGAAGAAGATTTACAGATTCTACTGTACAAAATGACTTAAAGCTCTGGCCTTTTAAGGTAACTAGTGATCATACTCAGAGACCTAAGGTGGTTGTCGATTACAAGGGTGTGGAGAAACAGTTCTCGCCTGAGGAGTTGTCTTCAATGGTCCTCTTTAAGATGAAGGAAATTGCTGAAAACTACTTGGGAAAGAGCATAGAGAATGTTGTTGTGACTATTCCTGCACACTTTAGTGACTCACAGCGCCAGGCTACGAAAGATGCAGCGACAATAGCTGGCCTTAATGTTTTGCGTATTCTTGTTGAACCAACAGCTGCTGCTGTTGCTTATGGTCTTGACAAAGAGCTTACAAGTAGATCAGCAAGGGAGAAAATTGTCCTTATTTTTGATCTTGGTGGTGGTACTTTTGATGTTTCTCTTCTAAATATCAAAAATGGTAGGTTTGAAGTACTGGCTACTGCAGGTGATACTCACCTTGGAGGTGAGGACTTTGACAATCGTTTGGTGAACCATTTAGTAGATGAATTTAAGATGAAGCACGGAAAGGATATTAGTCAAAATGCTAAATCTTTAAGAAGATTGAGAAACGCTTGTGAAAAGGCAAAGAGGTTTCTCTCTCAAAATGTCGTTGCAACTATTAATGTTGATTATTTGTACGAGGGAGAGGATTTTTCTTCAGATATCACGCGTGCCAGATTCGAGGATTTGAACTTGGATCTGTTTAAAAGTTGTTTGGAGACGGTGGCAAAGTGTCTGAAAGATGCGAAGATGGACAAAAGCAGAGTGGATGATGTGGTTCTAGTCGGTGGATCAAGTAGGATTCCTAAAGTTCAGCAGCTATTGCAAGAATTTTTTGATGGGAAACCACTCTGCAGGAGTATCAATCCCGACGAGGCTGTTGCTTATGGTGCAGCTGTCCAAGCTGCTGTTCTTAATGGTGCAGGAAATCATCATATTAGGGATTTAGTATTGCTTGATGTCACTCCGTTGTCACTTGGGGTTCAGCTCCTTGGTAAAAAAATGAGTATTGTTATTCCAAGGAACACAAGAATTCCCGCCAGCAAAGAAATGACATACTATACAAGCGAGGATGATCAgatttctgtttggtttccagtTTATGAGGGTGAGAGAACACGGTCAACAGATAACAACTTACTGGGTGAGATAACTCTTTGTGGCCTCCCTCCTGCCCCGAGGGGTGAAGTTGAAGTCGTGATCAGATTCAACATTGATGCGAACGGGGTGTTACATGTTACTGCTGTGTGTAAGGTATCTGGGGTGAAGACTGATACGACAATAACCGGTGACAAAAGAAGACATTCAAAGGATGAGATTGACATGATGATACAAGAAGCGCGGATGTATAGGGCTGAGGAtgagaattttaaaaagaaCATACAAGCAATGAACGACTTTGAAGATTATGCGTATAACATGAGAAGTGCTATCAAAGATAAACGGATGGAGGGGAGGAAAGAGAGAGCTATTGAGGAGGCAATCGTATGGGTTAAAGCTAACAGGAGTGCTGAAGCTAACGAGTATGAGGCCAAGAAGCAGGAACTGAGAGCTATATGCAGTTCAAGATTCGGGTATTTCATTGCAAATTTAAAATTGCCAGTTTAA
- the LOC108197174 gene encoding uncharacterized protein LOC108197174 isoform X2, whose protein sequence is MTTQENGSEKSGHGEASNTQETVVCSKNNIPPSEVPYKSGDILSDMMGDTVLDAKRRYNDVENKGSDTIQSSVQMISSTEDNSLSQAISNATENHCSEIMPNARTSTGVCDSPYQTGLPEAALDSSVNSVKLKGVLHNQNLFQKNKTRVLLKEFQEPFDKSEKLSSLIFEATRPWQQKDKEKMPLTGRGQQVENKMYVDRNDEKLIQPPGVEPENGHLESAGSSSETSKENVPNAHVSVENRLNHPDNQHNFLHISPDKVSDEDGKPASGGAAELSALFNNLIDHEAGKIMNKCNSLETDGHLEGSEEVSRENLTNPLDIDNLIHSIKVNPIGRQVASDSGSVISNKSDQNHYTDHIRVPSLVNIQNLNNGQQVSSSHTEKRSEKDSSVVTPVKIVNNNGKTCNQQKGNADSAALTANKSKSDPCVPPMRMRQLDKAQDTTSRESLYQNKVLVKFVHKDASEEDVINVLKCFGNILKIELSDAGQSSFKSAIVYFEKRQDMQKALQKTYHVLKGLALSVEAASSLESQHKKIIIPGLIGDPDAPVALLKNPTRTVAIKQMTCEICPRHIEEALAFCESNISGFFLGPSDSVAYVEFETEDGKERALAKQSIVVLGKHLFIFRVDAPRTTVVRIKTMSPLVRFKYTSTFRSLGKIRTVQVRSPLILDIHFCITEWPNMLQILNKLNGMQVNGMELRAEPAPIVPPDVLCHIYSQPEERNRLKGNMLRLLQKLEDSPFYREQKLRI, encoded by the exons ATGACAACTCAAGAAAATGGCTCAGAAAAGTCTGGCCACGGTGAAGCTAGTAATACCCAGGAGACAGTTGTATGCAGTAAGAATAACATTCCACCAAGTGAAGTGCCTTATAAATCTGGGGATATATTGTCTGATATGATGGGTGATACAGTTTTGGATGCTAAGAGGCGATACAATGATGTGGAGAACAAAGGATCTGATACAATTCAATCATCAGTCCAGATGATTTCTAGCACTGAGGATAACAGTCTGAGTCAGGCAATATCAAATGCCACAGAAAATCATTGTTCTGAAATTATGCCTAATGCAAGAACTTCAACTGGAGTGTGTGATTCTCCATATCAGACTGGATTGCCTGAGGCTGCCCTTGATTCTAGCGTCAATTCAGTTAAATTAAAAGGTGTCTTGCATAACCAAAATCTGTTTCAGAAGAATAAGACACGCGTGCTACTTAAAGAGTTCCAGGAGCCATTCGATAAATCTGAGAAGTTATCGAGCTTAATCTTTGAAGCGACTAGACCATGGCAgcaaaaagataaagaaaaaatgCCTTTAACTGGACGCGGACAGCAAGTGGAAAACAAAATGTATGTGGATCGTAATGATGAGAAACTAATTCAGCCGCCAGGTGTTGAGCCTGAGAATGGACACCTAGAATCGGCGGGATCATCATCTGAAACATCAAAAGAAAATGTTCCAAATGCTCATGTTTCAGTAGAAAATAGACTGAATCATCCAGATAATCAGCATAATTTTCTTCACATATCACCAGATAAAGTCTCTGACGAGGATGGAAAGCCTGCATCAGGTGGTGCTGCAGAATTATCTGctctttttaataatttaattgatcATGAAGCAGGGAAGATTATGAACAAGTGCAATAGTTTGGAAACAGATGGACATTTGGAAGGTTCAGAGGAAGTCAGTCGAGAGAATCTGACAAATCCTTTAGACATCGATAATCTAATTCATAGCATCAAGGTAAATCCTATAGGTCGACAGGTTGCTAGTGATTCAGGAAGTGTGATTTCCAATAAATCTGATCAAAACCATTATACTGACCATATTAGAGTTCCATCTCTTGTCAACATACAAAACTTAAATAATGGACAACAAGTATCATCCAGTCATACCGAAAAAAGGAGTGAGAAGGACTCAAGTGTAGTAACCCCTGTCAAGATAGTTAATAATAATGGAAAGACTTGCAATCAACAAAAAGGCAATGCAGACAGTGCAGCACTGACTGCAAACAAGTCAAAGTCTGATCCATGTGTCCCACCAATGAGGATGAGGCAGCTTGATAAAGCACAAGATACAACATCCAGAGAATCGCTGTACCAGAACAAAGTACTTGTGAAGTTTGTGCATAAAGACGCTAGTGAAGAAGACGTAATTAATGTTTTAAAGTGTTTTGGCAATATTTTGAAGATTGAACTTTCTGATGCTGGACAAAGCTCATTTAAATCTGCTATTGTTTATTTTGAG AAAAGGCAAGACATGCAAAAAGCTCTTCAAAAAACTTATCATGTACTTAAAGGTCTAGCCCTTTCTGTGGAAGCAGCTTCATCCCTGGAAAGCCAGCATAAGAAAATTATCATTCCTGGTTTGATTGGAGATCCTGATGCCCCAGTTGCCCTACTGAAGAATCCTACGCGGACTGTTGCTATCAAACAGATGACTTGTGAGATATGCCCAAGGCATATTGAAGAAGCTCTTGCCTTCTGTGAAAGCAATATATCTGGTTTTTTCTTGGGCCCCTCAGATTCTGTAGCATATGTGGAATTTGAG ACGGAAGATGGAAAAGAAAGGGCACTTGCTAAGCAATCCATAGTTGTTCTAGGAAAGCACCTGTTTATCTTCAGAGTTGACGCACCAAGAACGACAGTTGTGAGGATTAAAACCATGTCGCCGCTAGTACGTTTTAAATATACATCTACATTTCGGTCTTTAGGGAAGATTAGGACTGTCCAAGTAAGATCTCCTCTCATTTTGGATATACATTTCTGCATTACTGAATGGCCTAATATGCTGCAGATTCTAAACAA ATTGAATGGGATGCAAGTGAATGGTATGGAGTTGAGAGCTGAGCCAGCACCTATTGTTCCTCCGGATGTCCTCTGCCATATATATAGTCAACCGGAAGAAAGGAATCGCCTGAAAGGCAATATGCTTAGGTTGCTGCAAAAGCTTGAGGATTCACCGTTCTATCGTGAACAAAAATTGAGAATTTAA
- the LOC108197174 gene encoding uncharacterized protein LOC108197174 isoform X1, translating to MGLSRLLKEHMIFRFRTAGFARQTRLQFSTSSSSAGNKPGESETQAHEKHINVHTGTFAKPLDLHRKIGWSWCNVKGLLQKAKVKIFGCPKNENDYNNDVLSSVAEVMTTQENGSEKSGHGEASNTQETVVCSKNNIPPSEVPYKSGDILSDMMGDTVLDAKRRYNDVENKGSDTIQSSVQMISSTEDNSLSQAISNATENHCSEIMPNARTSTGVCDSPYQTGLPEAALDSSVNSVKLKGVLHNQNLFQKNKTRVLLKEFQEPFDKSEKLSSLIFEATRPWQQKDKEKMPLTGRGQQVENKMYVDRNDEKLIQPPGVEPENGHLESAGSSSETSKENVPNAHVSVENRLNHPDNQHNFLHISPDKVSDEDGKPASGGAAELSALFNNLIDHEAGKIMNKCNSLETDGHLEGSEEVSRENLTNPLDIDNLIHSIKVNPIGRQVASDSGSVISNKSDQNHYTDHIRVPSLVNIQNLNNGQQVSSSHTEKRSEKDSSVVTPVKIVNNNGKTCNQQKGNADSAALTANKSKSDPCVPPMRMRQLDKAQDTTSRESLYQNKVLVKFVHKDASEEDVINVLKCFGNILKIELSDAGQSSFKSAIVYFEKRQDMQKALQKTYHVLKGLALSVEAASSLESQHKKIIIPGLIGDPDAPVALLKNPTRTVAIKQMTCEICPRHIEEALAFCESNISGFFLGPSDSVAYVEFETEDGKERALAKQSIVVLGKHLFIFRVDAPRTTVVRIKTMSPLVRFKYTSTFRSLGKIRTVQVRSPLILDIHFCITEWPNMLQILNKLNGMQVNGMELRAEPAPIVPPDVLCHIYSQPEERNRLKGNMLRLLQKLEDSPFYREQKLRI from the exons ATGGGTCTCTCTCGCCTCCTCAAAGAACACATGATCTTTCGTTTCCGTACAGCTG GTTTTGCAAGGCAAACAAGGCTCCAGTTTTCTACATCCTCTTCTTCAGCTGGAAACAAACCTGGGGAATCAGAAACCCAAGCTCATGAAAA GCATATAAATGTGCATACGGGAACCTTTGCCAAACCATTAGATTTACATAGAAAAATTGGTTGGTCATGGTGCAATGTGAAAGGACTTCTACAGAAGGCGAAAGTAAAGATATTCGGATGTCCTAAAAATGAAAACGACTATAATAATGATGTATTATCTTCAGTAGCTGAAGTTATGACAACTCAAGAAAATGGCTCAGAAAAGTCTGGCCACGGTGAAGCTAGTAATACCCAGGAGACAGTTGTATGCAGTAAGAATAACATTCCACCAAGTGAAGTGCCTTATAAATCTGGGGATATATTGTCTGATATGATGGGTGATACAGTTTTGGATGCTAAGAGGCGATACAATGATGTGGAGAACAAAGGATCTGATACAATTCAATCATCAGTCCAGATGATTTCTAGCACTGAGGATAACAGTCTGAGTCAGGCAATATCAAATGCCACAGAAAATCATTGTTCTGAAATTATGCCTAATGCAAGAACTTCAACTGGAGTGTGTGATTCTCCATATCAGACTGGATTGCCTGAGGCTGCCCTTGATTCTAGCGTCAATTCAGTTAAATTAAAAGGTGTCTTGCATAACCAAAATCTGTTTCAGAAGAATAAGACACGCGTGCTACTTAAAGAGTTCCAGGAGCCATTCGATAAATCTGAGAAGTTATCGAGCTTAATCTTTGAAGCGACTAGACCATGGCAgcaaaaagataaagaaaaaatgCCTTTAACTGGACGCGGACAGCAAGTGGAAAACAAAATGTATGTGGATCGTAATGATGAGAAACTAATTCAGCCGCCAGGTGTTGAGCCTGAGAATGGACACCTAGAATCGGCGGGATCATCATCTGAAACATCAAAAGAAAATGTTCCAAATGCTCATGTTTCAGTAGAAAATAGACTGAATCATCCAGATAATCAGCATAATTTTCTTCACATATCACCAGATAAAGTCTCTGACGAGGATGGAAAGCCTGCATCAGGTGGTGCTGCAGAATTATCTGctctttttaataatttaattgatcATGAAGCAGGGAAGATTATGAACAAGTGCAATAGTTTGGAAACAGATGGACATTTGGAAGGTTCAGAGGAAGTCAGTCGAGAGAATCTGACAAATCCTTTAGACATCGATAATCTAATTCATAGCATCAAGGTAAATCCTATAGGTCGACAGGTTGCTAGTGATTCAGGAAGTGTGATTTCCAATAAATCTGATCAAAACCATTATACTGACCATATTAGAGTTCCATCTCTTGTCAACATACAAAACTTAAATAATGGACAACAAGTATCATCCAGTCATACCGAAAAAAGGAGTGAGAAGGACTCAAGTGTAGTAACCCCTGTCAAGATAGTTAATAATAATGGAAAGACTTGCAATCAACAAAAAGGCAATGCAGACAGTGCAGCACTGACTGCAAACAAGTCAAAGTCTGATCCATGTGTCCCACCAATGAGGATGAGGCAGCTTGATAAAGCACAAGATACAACATCCAGAGAATCGCTGTACCAGAACAAAGTACTTGTGAAGTTTGTGCATAAAGACGCTAGTGAAGAAGACGTAATTAATGTTTTAAAGTGTTTTGGCAATATTTTGAAGATTGAACTTTCTGATGCTGGACAAAGCTCATTTAAATCTGCTATTGTTTATTTTGAG AAAAGGCAAGACATGCAAAAAGCTCTTCAAAAAACTTATCATGTACTTAAAGGTCTAGCCCTTTCTGTGGAAGCAGCTTCATCCCTGGAAAGCCAGCATAAGAAAATTATCATTCCTGGTTTGATTGGAGATCCTGATGCCCCAGTTGCCCTACTGAAGAATCCTACGCGGACTGTTGCTATCAAACAGATGACTTGTGAGATATGCCCAAGGCATATTGAAGAAGCTCTTGCCTTCTGTGAAAGCAATATATCTGGTTTTTTCTTGGGCCCCTCAGATTCTGTAGCATATGTGGAATTTGAG ACGGAAGATGGAAAAGAAAGGGCACTTGCTAAGCAATCCATAGTTGTTCTAGGAAAGCACCTGTTTATCTTCAGAGTTGACGCACCAAGAACGACAGTTGTGAGGATTAAAACCATGTCGCCGCTAGTACGTTTTAAATATACATCTACATTTCGGTCTTTAGGGAAGATTAGGACTGTCCAAGTAAGATCTCCTCTCATTTTGGATATACATTTCTGCATTACTGAATGGCCTAATATGCTGCAGATTCTAAACAA ATTGAATGGGATGCAAGTGAATGGTATGGAGTTGAGAGCTGAGCCAGCACCTATTGTTCCTCCGGATGTCCTCTGCCATATATATAGTCAACCGGAAGAAAGGAATCGCCTGAAAGGCAATATGCTTAGGTTGCTGCAAAAGCTTGAGGATTCACCGTTCTATCGTGAACAAAAATTGAGAATTTAA
- the LOC108199097 gene encoding epsin-3: MANLLLDHLKKQTTTFLHEKYNIARMTFTDVTPAEVLTEEATNNDPCSPDARTMTRIAMASFHVDNSWRIADVLRKRLYNFDWKQWRQSYKALVLLEFLLAHGPDNLAREYLGDTEIIQELSTFKYIDEKGFDWGLMMRKRSERVLELLKGGDMLKQERLHALKISNQIQGFGNKAHSPCSSSSSSSPSSSRVSICSFGSFSTTSSTWNEADDFSNIDLLKDKIPAKPKSEASHLWDPSAPIEEKDSLLSQDDEEEAEDGLHNCNDFECNDNNNQYGDQMLSGFLGGIRSKLSTVTPLGRSDHSERVAFRCLSDVGRNKVKRMERNLSTKY, encoded by the exons ATGGCGAACCTACTTTTAGATCACCTCAAGAAGCAGACAACAACTTTTCTTCATGAAAAATACAACATTGCAAGGATGACTTTTACTGATGTTACCCCTGCAGAAGT CCTGACAGAGGAGGCGACGAATAATGATCCATGCAGCCCGGACGCCAGAACTATGACAAGAATAGCGATGGCATCGTTTCATGTTGACAACAGTTGGAGAATTGCTGATGTCCTGCGTAAAAG GTTATACAACTTTGACTGGAAGCAATGGAGGCAATCCTACAAAGCCTTAGTATTGCTTGAGTTTTTACTCGCTCATGGCCCTGACAATCTTGCTAGAGAATATCTAGGTGACACAGAAATTATTCAAGAACTCTCAACATTCAAATATATAGATGAAAAAGG GTTTGATTGGGGACTTATGATGAGAAAGAGGTCAGAGAGAGTATTAGAGCTACTAAAAGGAGGAGACATGCTTAAACAAGAACGTCTGCACGCTCTTAAAATATCAAACCAAATTCAAGGATTTGGAAACAAAGCTCACTCTCCTTGTTCCTCTTCCTCGTCCTCATCACCATCCTCATCACGCGTTTCCATTTGTTCTTTTGGCTCGTTCTCAACCACAAGTTCAACATGGAACGAAGCAGATGATTTCAGCAATATTGACCTACTAAAAGACAAGATACCTGCCAAACCAAAGTCCGAAGCATCACACTTGTGGGATCCCTCCGCTCCTATTGAAGAAAAGGATTCCCTGCTCAGCCAAGACGACGAGGAAGAGGCAGAGGACGGGCTacacaactgcaatgacttcgAGTGCAACGACAATAATAACCAGTATGGTGATCAAATGCTGTCTGGTTTTTTGGGCGGAATACGATCAAAGCTAAGCACTGTCACTCCCTTAGGGAGAAGTGATCACAGTGAGAGAGTTGCGTTTCGGTGTCTCTCTGATGTTGGTAGGAACAAGGTGAAAAGGATGGAAAGGAACCTCTCTACCAAGTATTAA